One window of Lytechinus variegatus isolate NC3 chromosome 2, Lvar_3.0, whole genome shotgun sequence genomic DNA carries:
- the LOC121406920 gene encoding lactadherin-like: MFEIVLLLSVVLLQETALAAGQICPEIVKCPPKTLASGDIVQSELMEVKTSAIPSGFNFPPVQSKGFYCAGGSVPLQRTSFLEDSSPDHIPKMTTYTKEYNSLGGQLPRIQLTPSTTPTSPPYPFLRSLRLVGGNETEGRLVVTSQADPTTDLLVHQRDWPKDASRFVCRYLGYEGAYATVGGDLFEISSSSNNSYDAVSLGCPANMDNITRCWYKRMERKIRLDKSIAIVCCTSYMCNTPRGSPLGLESGKIHDDAISVSSEWSETTVDKNKARLNGYSAWRPNITHDADPWLQVAFDSAFIITTIITQGRPVFERQWTTAYKASYSMDGTSWAFYQDTSANTDKVFSGNYDGESQVEHSFSAPIVCRYFRIHLLKSLGYKSLRLELTGYGPINELLAAMNQEESGCSHPLRGSKMGVEDGQIPDSRLTSSSYQILGGFLFLAQNGRLNGGMDSNRKAGWLAVDDDQDKWVMIDVGQTSLITGIIVQGRHMEHQWVTSLKVSYSLDDYIWTFVLEPQCDQQIFPANYDNDTPVTIVFNQPLTARYVRIHPLTWKSVCGMRYEVLGIRD; encoded by the exons ATGTTTGAGATAGTTCTCTTGTTGTCCGTGGTTCTTCTTCAAGAAACAG CTCTTGCTGCTGGTCAAATTTGCCCAGAGATCGTTAAGTGTCCACCAAAGACGTTGGCAAGTGGAGACATTGTACAATCAGAATTAATGGAAGTCAAAACTTCGGCCATACCAAGTGGGTTCAATTTTCCTCCTGTTCAATCAAAAGGATTCTACTGTGCAG GAGGAAGCGTCCCCCTCCAGAGGACGAGTTTCCTGGAGGATAGCTCCCCTGATCATATCCCCAAGATGACAACTTACACCAAAGAATACAATTCTCTTGGGGGACAACTCCCCCGAATACAACTCACACCGAGTACAACTCCGACATCTCCCCCAT ACCCATTCTTACGGTCTTTAAGACTTGTCGGTGGTAATGAAACTGAGGGAAGATTAGTTGTCACATCTCAAGCTGACCCAACAACTGATTTGCTCGTTCATCAGCGAGATTGGCCAAAGGATGCATCGCGGTTCGTCTGCAGGTATCTAGGATATGAAG GTGCATATGCAACAGTAGGAGGAGATCTCTTTGAGATATCATCCTCATCTAATAATTCTTATGATGCTGTGTCTCTAGGATGTCCAGCTAATATGGATAACATTACTCGCTGCTGGTATAAGCGTATGGAACGGAAGATCCGTTTGGACAAGAGTATTGCTATTGTTTGTTGTACAT CGTACATGTGCAACACACCCCGTGGTAGTCCTCTAGGTCTAGAAAGCGGTAAAATACATGATGATGCTATTTCAGTTTCAAGTGAGTGGAGCGAGACCACTGTGGACAAAAATAAAGCTCGTCTTAATGGTTACTCTGCGTGGCGCCCTAACATAACCCACGACGCTGACCCCTGGCTACAGGTTGCCTTTGATTCCGCTTTTATCATCACAACTATCATAACACAAGGCAGACCAGTATTTGAAAGACAGTGGACGACCGCATACAAAGCGTCCTACAGTATGGACGGAACGTCATGGGCCTTCTACCAAGACACTTCTGCTAATACAGACAAG GTCTTCTCAGGAAATTACGACGGTGAGAGTCAAGTAGAACACAGCTTCTCTGCACCCATCGTATGTAGATACTTTCGTATCCATCTGCTAAAGAGCTTGGGTTATAAGAGCCTCAGGTTAGAACTCACCGGGTACGGTCCCATCAATGAATTATTAG CTGCTATGAACCAAGAGGAATCTGGATGTTCACATCCCCTGAGAGGAAGTAAAATGGGAGTGGAAGATGGGCAAATCCCAGATTCTAGGCTTACTTCTTCATCGTATCAAATTCTTGGTGGATTCCTTTTTCTAGCGCAAAATGGAAGATTGAACGGCGGAATGGATTCTAATAGGAAAGCTGGCTGGCTAGCCGTTGATGACGACCAAGACAAATGGGTGATG ATAGATGTTGGTCAAACCTCTCTCATCACCGGTATTATTGTACAAGGGCGACACATGGAACATCAATGGGTAACGTCTTTGAAAGTGTCCTATTCCCTTGATGATTATATATGGACATTCGTTTTGGAACCACAATGCGATCAACAA